One window from the genome of Dyadobacter sp. CECT 9275 encodes:
- a CDS encoding DUF5009 domain-containing protein produces MTNTSPLASRLDSIDIFRAFTMFLMIFVNDLWTLEQIPEWLKHSAAADDAMGLSDVVFPGFLFIVGLSIPFAIANRKTKGDHLKTILWHILERTFALLLMGIYIVNLENAVSEGMVVSKYVWEILMVIAFLLIWNVYPKKDSGKTLYIILKLFGYTILVVLAVIYKGGDASNPSWMGTHWYGILGLIGWSYLLCALGYLLAGDRVVGVIGVWLFFVLFNLAQFSGVLSFLDDVRRYVWIVGGGSMPAFTMGGVVASVIYRSRSGNFKASWFVAILLLLSFLSLVYGFGTRPFWGISKIRATPAWVGICSGISFAAFAFFFWLVDIQKKKQWAAIIRPAGTATLTCYLIPYLWYAAGALLGIGLPLFLRTGMTGLVKSMLFSILIIVLTGFVNRLGIRLKI; encoded by the coding sequence ATGACAAATACTTCTCCGCTCGCCTCACGCCTTGATTCCATTGATATTTTCAGGGCGTTTACTATGTTTCTGATGATTTTTGTGAATGACCTTTGGACACTAGAGCAGATACCCGAATGGCTGAAACACAGCGCTGCTGCTGACGACGCCATGGGTTTGTCGGATGTGGTTTTTCCCGGGTTTCTTTTTATAGTTGGTTTGTCCATACCCTTTGCCATTGCTAACAGAAAAACCAAAGGAGATCACCTGAAAACAATTCTGTGGCATATACTGGAACGAACGTTTGCCTTGTTGCTGATGGGTATCTACATCGTAAATCTGGAAAACGCAGTAAGCGAGGGCATGGTGGTGAGTAAATATGTGTGGGAAATTCTGATGGTGATTGCCTTTCTGCTTATTTGGAACGTATACCCCAAAAAAGATTCGGGAAAAACCTTATACATTATCTTAAAACTCTTTGGTTACACCATTCTGGTCGTCCTGGCGGTGATCTACAAAGGAGGCGACGCGTCCAATCCGTCGTGGATGGGTACGCACTGGTATGGGATACTCGGGCTGATCGGCTGGTCGTACCTTTTATGTGCCCTTGGGTATCTTTTAGCAGGCGACCGCGTGGTAGGTGTCATTGGAGTCTGGTTGTTCTTTGTCCTTTTCAATCTGGCGCAGTTTTCGGGAGTACTGTCGTTTTTGGATGATGTCAGGCGATATGTCTGGATTGTGGGCGGTGGATCTATGCCGGCGTTTACGATGGGTGGCGTGGTAGCTTCGGTAATTTACAGGAGCCGTTCAGGGAATTTCAAAGCATCCTGGTTTGTTGCCATTCTGTTGTTGCTGAGTTTCTTATCTCTTGTTTATGGTTTTGGTACACGGCCGTTCTGGGGAATTTCCAAGATCCGCGCCACACCTGCCTGGGTTGGAATCTGCAGCGGGATCAGCTTTGCGGCTTTTGCATTTTTCTTCTGGCTGGTAGATATCCAAAAGAAAAAGCAGTGGGCGGCTATCATCAGGCCCGCTGGCACCGCCACCCTCACCTGTTATCTGATACCTTACCTCTGGTATGCAGCCGGTGCGCTGCTGGGCATAGGACTTCCGCTGTTTTTGAGGACCGGCATGACGGGTCTTGTGAAATCCATGCTGTTTTCCATACTGATCATCGTCCTTACAGGCTTCGTTAACAGGCTGGGCATCAGGCTTAAAATTTGA
- a CDS encoding glycosyltransferase family protein, whose amino-acid sequence MKPDTILIEIAWEVCNPIGGIFTSLKTKAPEMVDTWADNYVLIGPYFREISALHFRPSAERDNTPLNGTVAYLRSLGFEVMQGHWLMEGARPKVILINPVLSTDHLNEIKARLWQQRGISCLNTDELTDQVIGFGELVRIFLTEFAHRIPAEKDIVGHFHEWMSASGLPDVSSDQTRIATVFSTNATIPGRYMASNEADYYSDFTRYDWGQRIRQYNIEAPAGIERAAAQKAQVLTTNNVQTARECEIFFERSPDNVIPGSLNLRTRTHHETFELHKKNKTVIDAFIKGHFSPSYQLNTDRTLYLFTAGRYEYKNKGFDVTLEAAARLNQQLRERRLDINIVLFVISKRPFHYIKPEVLEAKARFLELQKICQKISKGLGPQLYTSVASHRNGLLPNLNEMLDAELLLTWRQALLNFRTHKLPAVTTHELVWNDEITDFLQREGLDNREDNPVKVVYHPDFLERTRSPLGMDFKEFVAGCHLGIFPDLYQPWGYTPMETVMSGTPAILSDASGFGHFIKETIKEPWKREVHFMQRKHTKHAQAVDELTEKLLGFVMQYAHDQFVPRTDVSSTLQGSFSSLFMNKRYNDSFRQALLRRQPETHLY is encoded by the coding sequence TTGAAACCAGATACCATTCTGATTGAAATTGCATGGGAAGTTTGCAATCCAATCGGAGGAATTTTTACGTCATTGAAAACCAAGGCGCCCGAAATGGTGGATACCTGGGCGGATAATTATGTCCTGATAGGCCCTTACTTCCGCGAAATTTCTGCTTTACATTTCCGCCCTTCTGCGGAGCGGGACAATACACCGCTCAACGGAACAGTGGCTTATCTGCGAAGCCTGGGTTTTGAGGTAATGCAGGGTCACTGGCTCATGGAAGGTGCCCGCCCCAAAGTAATACTGATTAATCCCGTTTTATCCACTGATCACCTGAACGAAATTAAGGCCCGGTTATGGCAGCAGCGCGGCATATCTTGCCTCAATACGGATGAACTGACCGATCAGGTAATCGGTTTCGGCGAGTTGGTCAGAATATTTCTGACAGAATTTGCACACCGAATCCCAGCCGAAAAGGATATTGTCGGGCATTTCCATGAATGGATGTCCGCATCCGGTTTACCAGACGTTTCTTCTGACCAGACCAGGATCGCAACCGTTTTTTCAACCAATGCCACTATTCCTGGCCGGTACATGGCTTCCAATGAGGCCGATTACTATTCCGACTTTACACGTTATGACTGGGGCCAGCGTATCCGGCAGTACAATATAGAAGCTCCGGCAGGCATTGAACGCGCCGCTGCTCAAAAGGCGCAAGTGCTTACGACAAACAACGTCCAGACGGCACGGGAATGCGAGATTTTCTTCGAACGTTCACCGGATAACGTCATTCCCGGGTCTCTTAACCTCAGGACCCGCACGCATCATGAAACTTTTGAGCTCCATAAAAAAAACAAAACGGTAATTGATGCATTTATCAAAGGGCATTTTTCACCTTCCTATCAGCTTAATACCGACAGGACACTTTATCTCTTTACGGCCGGGCGCTATGAATATAAAAACAAGGGGTTTGATGTAACCCTGGAAGCAGCTGCCCGCCTGAACCAGCAGCTCCGGGAACGCAGACTTGACATTAACATCGTACTCTTTGTGATTTCCAAACGGCCGTTTCATTATATCAAACCGGAGGTACTGGAGGCAAAGGCACGTTTTCTGGAACTGCAAAAAATTTGTCAGAAGATCAGCAAAGGACTGGGTCCTCAGCTCTATACCAGCGTTGCCAGCCACAGAAATGGCCTCCTGCCCAACCTGAACGAAATGCTCGACGCAGAACTACTGCTCACCTGGCGCCAGGCACTTCTCAATTTCAGGACCCATAAACTTCCGGCAGTAACCACGCATGAACTGGTGTGGAACGATGAGATAACCGATTTTCTTCAACGAGAAGGACTGGACAACCGGGAGGATAATCCGGTAAAGGTTGTTTACCATCCTGATTTTTTGGAGCGCACCCGTTCTCCGCTGGGTATGGATTTTAAGGAATTTGTGGCCGGATGTCACCTGGGGATTTTCCCGGATCTTTATCAGCCCTGGGGATATACGCCCATGGAAACGGTGATGTCGGGCACGCCTGCCATACTTAGTGACGCTTCCGGGTTTGGCCATTTCATTAAAGAAACCATTAAAGAGCCCTGGAAACGTGAAGTTCATTTCATGCAAAGAAAACATACCAAACACGCACAGGCCGTGGATGAGCTGACGGAAAAACTGCTGGGATTTGTGATGCAGTATGCCCACGACCAGTTCGTTCCTCGTACCGACGTATCGTCGACCCTGCAGGGAAGTTTCAGCAGCCTGTTTATGAATAAACGTTATAACGACAGCTTTCGTCAGGCGCTCCTCCGGCGACAGCCCGAAACACACCTCTATTAA
- a CDS encoding alpha/beta hydrolase, translated as MNRSVSVLLFILMLRFSVYGQPANFKTETSIHYYSDAENKADPYKKERGVLDVFYPPNGGNLPVIIWFHGGGLTGGEKFIPEQLKNGKYVVVAANYRFYPKVKCPAYIEDAAAATAWVFNNIKKYGGNPSLIFISGHSAGGYLASMIGLDKKWLSKHQIDANKIAGLAPFSGHGITHMTVREERGIPKTQAVIDEFAPIFWARADAPPLLLITGDRELEMLGRYEENAYLLRMMKLTGHTQTTLYEMDGYGHDMTIPGYPLLMNFIDRIAMGTGK; from the coding sequence ATGAACAGGTCAGTATCAGTACTTTTATTCATTTTGATGTTACGGTTTTCGGTGTATGGGCAGCCAGCGAATTTTAAAACCGAAACCAGTATCCATTATTATTCCGATGCTGAAAACAAGGCAGACCCCTACAAGAAGGAAAGGGGAGTGCTGGATGTTTTTTATCCTCCCAATGGAGGTAACCTGCCGGTAATTATCTGGTTTCATGGAGGTGGTTTAACAGGCGGAGAGAAATTTATCCCGGAGCAACTTAAAAACGGGAAGTATGTGGTGGTTGCCGCCAACTATAGGTTTTATCCAAAAGTAAAATGCCCTGCGTATATTGAAGATGCCGCTGCTGCCACCGCCTGGGTATTTAACAATATCAAAAAGTACGGAGGTAATCCGTCACTTATATTTATTTCAGGACATTCGGCCGGAGGGTACCTGGCCAGTATGATTGGGCTGGATAAAAAATGGCTCTCAAAACACCAGATTGACGCCAATAAAATTGCGGGCCTCGCTCCTTTCAGCGGTCATGGCATCACGCACATGACTGTAAGGGAGGAAAGAGGGATACCAAAGACACAGGCGGTGATCGATGAATTTGCTCCAATTTTCTGGGCAAGGGCCGATGCGCCTCCTTTGCTGCTGATCACCGGCGATCGTGAATTGGAGATGCTGGGCAGGTATGAAGAAAATGCATACCTCCTGCGTATGATGAAGCTAACGGGACATACCCAAACGACACTTTATGAAATGGACGGATACGGGCACGATATGACCATACCCGGATATCCGCTGCTCATGAATTTTATCGATAGAATTGCAATGGGAACAGGAAAGTAA
- a CDS encoding sensor histidine kinase has protein sequence MKKYGRRIGYFMLLQWLLPSLTAMSQAIVYPYPEVGHPLSRVYEPSEYHGHGQNFSVAQDKSGLMYFANFKGVLEYDGVDWKTIPTKNIRYVSSLLLDKKGRILVGANGEFGYLKDTLGAREFISLSAKIKEEISPIIQIIETSQGVYFISNTAYFHWDGRTVKVIRNKSTTQSAFAYKDKLLIMREKSVTLWDGKTSKPVQRGPDVPDLTNVVSVVKVNESRSLIVTSFQGLFWIENERITRAGGNASQVFMAQKATYATSLRDNSIAVGISDGGIIVISNTGNLLYPIVSGGAIRDSQASFLFTDREGNLWMALNDGIGKISIPSPISRYDNANGLKGEVTSIERFQGKLYVGTLYGLFYVENNRVTQVKEFVGGCLGLDTSGDALVAATNSGVFYWTGKGSPQQITSDFALSIKSSRISPGTIYVGLQDGLGIVKRNGGGWSISKLHTIEPADERPIPIVGIEENEDGYVWLETFSNGILRVDKSFTSYRQYSRKEGLANPYYNKLSFYNGNLLVTNKDGLFTYRSAQDRFEPYNFLVKEKVWFDRIMPDSRGDIWATRGDKKMLTFYRKNGTDKNGFDKIETPLMPISQLSFETILPENDQVTWVGGEQGLYRIDLKVSSQISSQYPVLLREVSTTSGKISETNSAASDTTFNGYGKIMLRPDENSISVVYALPSFFLNQEIQYQVYLENYDKKWSDWSSVTRRDYSGLPPGNYNFRVRAKDVYNQLSKEANLSFTILTPWYLKWYMYVLYAVVLALAVYYSVKWRLGVILKEKQGLERMIRERTEEVVSQKEELEKQSEELASTNDQLERIDEFVKSINSEVNTKRLFQLVLDRLCQFQNVDSASALTYNKATDNYQFIALSGRVSIEDVEHVSFTYEQAEQRYMDGGREVYEDIFLKNKFRHENINNLIDDFFAPKSLITILIRVEGSVKSFITLENADHENAFGQRDFNIVKNLKEHLIGAYIKTNILENLEFTLTNLKSTQEELIRQERLASVGQLTKGIVDRILNPLNYINNFSQSSVSLVDEIDEVTQKNIEGYSEDDRDDVESGMSMLKKNLEKIFEHGNSTTRIVKDMQKLLKGKSTEFFATDLNPFLESKVKSALQEVQAENKSTETIRLKFEIGDSVKVNLLPYEFSQVITNLISNACYTVLEKKKLIKDFVPEIKIGTEMVDGGIKITVRDNGKGIPLKETEQLFNPFFTTKPTSKGTGLGLFMSKDIIEYHKGRMTANSKENEYTEIEIFLPTISQ, from the coding sequence ATGAAAAAGTACGGCCGAAGGATAGGGTACTTCATGCTTTTGCAGTGGTTGCTGCCAAGCCTGACAGCCATGTCACAGGCTATCGTTTATCCCTACCCCGAAGTTGGACACCCACTTTCCCGCGTGTATGAACCATCGGAATATCATGGGCACGGACAGAATTTTTCTGTGGCCCAGGACAAATCCGGGCTGATGTATTTTGCCAATTTTAAAGGAGTGTTGGAGTATGACGGAGTAGATTGGAAGACCATACCTACCAAAAATATCAGGTACGTTTCTTCTCTTCTGCTTGATAAAAAGGGACGTATTCTCGTGGGGGCCAACGGAGAATTCGGGTATCTTAAAGACACCTTGGGAGCAAGGGAATTCATTAGCTTGTCGGCGAAGATCAAGGAAGAGATAAGTCCGATCATTCAGATCATTGAAACCAGCCAAGGGGTATATTTTATTTCCAATACGGCCTATTTTCATTGGGACGGTCGAACTGTAAAAGTGATCCGGAATAAATCAACCACGCAGTCGGCATTTGCCTATAAAGATAAGTTGCTGATAATGAGGGAAAAGTCGGTTACGCTTTGGGACGGCAAAACTTCAAAGCCCGTTCAGCGAGGGCCAGACGTTCCAGACCTGACGAATGTGGTTTCTGTTGTAAAGGTGAATGAAAGTCGCTCGCTGATCGTAACCAGTTTTCAGGGACTGTTTTGGATCGAGAATGAGCGGATTACCAGGGCCGGCGGTAATGCAAGCCAGGTATTCATGGCTCAAAAGGCTACCTACGCCACTTCGTTGAGGGACAACTCTATAGCAGTAGGTATCTCGGACGGAGGTATTATTGTGATATCCAACACCGGGAATTTACTGTATCCTATAGTGTCAGGTGGGGCAATCCGCGACAGCCAGGCGAGTTTTCTATTTACCGACCGGGAGGGAAATTTATGGATGGCGCTTAATGACGGCATCGGAAAAATAAGTATCCCGTCACCAATTTCCCGTTATGACAATGCAAACGGCCTCAAGGGTGAAGTCACTTCTATAGAGCGGTTTCAGGGAAAACTTTACGTAGGAACCCTTTACGGCCTTTTTTACGTGGAGAACAACCGTGTAACACAGGTGAAGGAATTTGTAGGAGGATGCCTCGGGCTTGATACTTCCGGAGACGCACTTGTGGCAGCAACCAACAGCGGGGTTTTCTATTGGACTGGAAAAGGCAGTCCACAGCAGATTACTTCCGACTTTGCACTGAGTATAAAATCATCCAGGATCAGTCCGGGTACCATCTATGTAGGTTTGCAGGATGGCCTCGGCATTGTCAAAAGAAACGGCGGCGGCTGGTCTATTTCCAAGTTGCATACCATTGAACCAGCGGATGAGCGCCCGATACCGATTGTAGGTATCGAGGAAAATGAGGACGGATATGTGTGGCTGGAAACATTTTCTAACGGGATCTTGCGGGTTGATAAAAGCTTCACGTCCTATCGCCAGTATAGCAGGAAAGAGGGGTTGGCCAATCCTTACTATAACAAACTGAGTTTTTATAATGGTAATTTGCTGGTAACCAACAAAGATGGATTGTTTACATACCGGAGCGCGCAGGACAGGTTTGAGCCCTATAACTTTCTGGTGAAAGAGAAGGTATGGTTTGACAGGATCATGCCCGACAGCCGGGGGGATATATGGGCCACGCGGGGGGATAAAAAAATGCTGACTTTCTACCGCAAAAATGGTACGGATAAAAATGGTTTTGATAAAATTGAAACGCCGTTGATGCCCATTTCGCAGCTTTCCTTTGAAACCATCCTTCCTGAAAATGATCAGGTTACCTGGGTGGGGGGGGAGCAGGGGCTCTACCGGATTGACCTAAAGGTTAGCAGCCAGATCTCGAGCCAATATCCAGTTCTGTTGCGAGAGGTGAGTACTACAAGCGGCAAAATTTCTGAAACCAACAGTGCCGCTTCTGACACAACGTTTAATGGCTATGGGAAGATCATGCTCCGGCCCGATGAAAACAGTATTTCCGTTGTGTATGCGCTACCCAGTTTTTTTCTGAATCAGGAAATTCAGTATCAGGTATATCTTGAGAATTATGACAAAAAATGGTCCGATTGGTCCAGTGTTACCAGAAGGGATTACAGCGGCTTACCACCTGGTAATTATAATTTCAGGGTAAGGGCAAAAGACGTTTACAACCAACTTTCCAAAGAGGCCAACCTGAGCTTCACGATCCTGACGCCCTGGTATCTGAAATGGTACATGTATGTGCTTTATGCCGTGGTGTTGGCGTTAGCCGTTTATTATTCGGTAAAGTGGAGGCTGGGTGTGATCTTAAAAGAAAAACAGGGCCTTGAAAGAATGATCCGGGAGCGTACGGAGGAGGTGGTGAGCCAGAAAGAGGAGCTTGAAAAGCAGTCTGAGGAGCTTGCCTCCACGAACGACCAGCTGGAGAGAATTGATGAATTTGTGAAGTCGATCAATAGCGAGGTCAATACCAAACGACTGTTTCAGCTGGTACTGGACCGGTTATGTCAGTTTCAGAATGTGGACAGTGCCTCTGCTCTGACGTACAATAAGGCCACGGATAATTATCAGTTCATTGCTTTGTCGGGCCGTGTTAGTATTGAAGATGTAGAACATGTAAGCTTCACGTACGAACAAGCCGAACAGCGTTATATGGATGGAGGCCGCGAGGTGTATGAAGATATCTTTCTGAAAAACAAGTTCAGGCATGAAAACATAAACAATCTGATCGATGATTTTTTTGCACCCAAATCCCTGATAACCATTCTGATCAGGGTAGAAGGAAGTGTGAAAAGTTTTATCACACTGGAAAATGCCGATCATGAAAATGCATTTGGGCAACGTGATTTTAACATTGTAAAAAACCTTAAGGAGCACCTCATCGGGGCTTACATCAAGACAAACATTCTTGAAAACCTGGAATTTACACTCACTAACCTTAAGTCAACACAGGAAGAACTCATCCGGCAGGAACGTCTGGCCTCCGTGGGCCAGCTTACCAAGGGTATTGTGGACCGGATACTTAATCCGCTGAACTATATCAATAATTTCTCTCAGTCGTCGGTATCGCTGGTGGACGAAATTGACGAAGTTACCCAGAAGAATATAGAAGGATACAGTGAGGACGACCGGGACGATGTAGAAAGCGGGATGAGTATGCTCAAGAAAAATCTTGAGAAGATTTTTGAACATGGAAACAGTACCACGCGTATCGTAAAAGATATGCAGAAATTGCTGAAAGGTAAATCGACCGAATTTTTTGCGACCGATCTGAATCCATTCCTGGAGAGCAAGGTAAAGTCGGCATTACAAGAGGTGCAGGCAGAAAATAAAAGCACCGAAACCATCCGGCTGAAGTTTGAAATAGGCGATTCTGTTAAGGTAAATTTGCTGCCCTACGAATTTTCTCAGGTGATTACCAACCTGATCAGCAACGCTTGTTACACGGTGCTTGAAAAGAAAAAATTAATAAAAGATTTCGTACCGGAAATAAAAATAGGTACGGAAATGGTAGACGGTGGAATAAAAATAACCGTGCGCGACAACGGAAAGGGGATACCTCTGAAAGAAACTGAGCAATTGTTCAATCCGTTTTTTACGACCAAGCCAACTTCCAAAGGGACAGGCCTGGGGCTTTTTATGAGCAAGGATATAATTGAATATCACAAAGGAAGGATGACCGCTAATTCAAAGGAAAATGAATATACCGAAATTGAGATTTTCCTGCCAACTATTAGTCAATAG
- a CDS encoding sensor histidine kinase — MDLEIHTQPDAQDDGVPVQRSMEQLHDELDAYQQKVQGLSKLADIGQLSAGILHEIKNPVSFVNNFSRLSQGLIEELEEIMEKPTAELTEDDMADGKDLVKMISENLKKINDNGKRIERIIQGMLAQTRNDGPYFEPTDLNQMLEEFSKLAYQGVRGDDKEFNVSLRYHLDPEVKDVVLSRGEFSRVILNLVNNACYAVNEKRKQDIAGYDPLIEIFSKKVGDSFEIRIRDNGIGIREEVVSKLFEPFFTTKPQGKGTGLGLALTYSSIVDTHKGTIQVSSTLGEVTEFVIVIPAINK; from the coding sequence ATGGATTTAGAAATACATACACAACCCGATGCCCAGGACGACGGTGTTCCCGTCCAAAGGAGTATGGAACAGCTCCACGATGAATTGGATGCCTACCAGCAGAAAGTACAGGGCCTCAGCAAGCTTGCCGACATAGGGCAGTTGAGTGCCGGAATTCTGCATGAAATTAAGAACCCGGTTAGTTTTGTCAATAATTTTTCTAGGCTGTCGCAGGGGCTGATAGAAGAATTGGAGGAAATCATGGAAAAACCAACGGCAGAACTCACTGAGGACGACATGGCCGACGGCAAGGATCTCGTGAAAATGATCTCTGAAAATCTGAAAAAGATCAACGATAACGGAAAGAGAATTGAGCGTATCATCCAGGGAATGCTGGCGCAAACCCGGAATGACGGACCCTATTTTGAGCCAACGGACCTGAACCAGATGCTGGAAGAATTCAGCAAGCTCGCATACCAGGGTGTGCGTGGTGACGACAAGGAGTTCAACGTGAGCCTGCGCTACCACTTGGATCCTGAGGTAAAGGATGTGGTTTTGTCCCGTGGCGAATTTAGTCGTGTGATTCTGAACCTGGTGAATAACGCCTGTTATGCAGTGAACGAAAAAAGAAAACAGGACATAGCCGGTTATGACCCGCTGATTGAGATATTCAGCAAAAAAGTGGGTGACAGCTTCGAAATACGGATACGCGACAATGGCATTGGTATCCGGGAGGAGGTGGTATCCAAGTTGTTTGAACCTTTTTTTACCACCAAACCTCAGGGAAAGGGAACTGGCCTTGGACTGGCTCTTACGTACAGCAGCATTGTGGATACCCACAAAGGAACTATTCAGGTAAGCTCTACATTAGGGGAGGTCACAGAATTTGTGATTGTGATCCCGGCAATTAATAAATAA
- a CDS encoding PP2C family protein-serine/threonine phosphatase, whose product MAIRILSVDDEQDMEMLILQLFRKQIREKKYEFVFANNGNEALEKLEETKDIALILSDINMPGMDGLTFLAKINEKQNPLLKAIMVSAYGDMDNIRTAMNRGAFDFVTKPVNFEDLEITISKTVEHIEMLANLEKGREQLIAIQNDLSVAKEIQLSMLPKIVPANIGQAGVDLHAFIKPAKMVGGDLYDYFMMDSERLFFMIGDVSDKGIPASLFMAITKAIFKSQFSNRNGDSIVEKVKIVNEFLSEDNSSFMFVTAFVCILNVKTGEVEYVDAGHEPPLIIRANGETELVKKQGGMALCFDATFEFESHTLQLNPGDKFVLYTDGVTDADNLTGQRFGLHGLQDFFTTGEGAKKETAKEMNDATLDALVTFIGAASQFDDITMLSLRYKAN is encoded by the coding sequence ATGGCTATCAGGATATTAAGCGTGGACGATGAACAGGATATGGAAATGTTGATCCTACAACTATTCAGAAAACAGATCCGCGAGAAAAAATATGAATTTGTATTTGCGAATAATGGCAACGAAGCGCTGGAAAAGTTGGAGGAGACCAAGGACATTGCCCTTATTTTGTCGGATATAAATATGCCGGGCATGGATGGTCTGACGTTTCTTGCCAAAATTAATGAGAAGCAAAATCCTCTGCTGAAAGCGATTATGGTGTCGGCTTACGGTGATATGGACAACATCCGTACAGCTATGAACCGGGGAGCATTTGATTTTGTGACAAAACCAGTAAATTTTGAGGATCTTGAAATTACGATTTCCAAAACGGTTGAGCATATCGAAATGCTTGCCAACCTGGAAAAAGGCAGAGAACAGCTCATTGCGATCCAGAACGACCTGAGTGTGGCGAAGGAAATACAGCTTTCCATGCTTCCAAAAATAGTGCCTGCCAACATAGGTCAGGCGGGTGTAGACTTGCATGCATTCATTAAACCAGCCAAAATGGTGGGAGGTGATTTGTATGATTATTTCATGATGGACTCCGAAAGACTTTTCTTTATGATCGGCGATGTTTCGGACAAAGGTATCCCGGCGTCGCTTTTCATGGCCATCACTAAGGCGATTTTCAAAAGCCAGTTTTCCAACCGGAATGGAGATAGTATAGTGGAAAAGGTCAAAATCGTGAATGAATTTTTGAGTGAAGATAACTCTTCATTTATGTTTGTTACGGCCTTTGTCTGCATATTGAATGTTAAAACAGGGGAAGTGGAGTACGTGGATGCAGGTCATGAACCACCGCTGATTATCCGTGCCAACGGAGAAACGGAGCTGGTCAAAAAGCAGGGAGGGATGGCATTGTGCTTCGATGCTACCTTCGAATTTGAATCACATACCCTGCAGTTAAATCCGGGAGATAAATTTGTACTATATACAGATGGTGTAACTGATGCAGACAACCTCACCGGACAGCGTTTCGGGCTGCACGGTCTTCAGGATTTCTTTACAACGGGCGAGGGGGCAAAAAAGGAAACTGCCAAAGAAATGAACGATGCAACACTCGATGCGCTGGTCACATTCATCGGTGCAGCCAGCCAGTTTGATGATATCACCATGTTGTCTTTGAGATATAAGGCGAATTGA